The following coding sequences are from one Oncorhynchus kisutch isolate 150728-3 linkage group LG23, Okis_V2, whole genome shotgun sequence window:
- the med22 gene encoding mediator of RNA polymerase II transcription subunit 22 isoform X1 — translation MANQRALPQSKESLLQNYNKRLKDDIRSILDNLTEIIKTAKVEDETQVSRATQAEQDHYEMHVRAANIVRAGESLMKLVSDLKQFLILNDFPSVNEAISLQNQQLRSLQEECDKKLTSLRDEIAIDLYELEEEYYSSSYGQWDSTDLPLCEAYWRWDSWASPDGGATSGSAQGVEEDTDGPASQETTPKHHLNGHGTTAAADKP, via the exons ATGGCCAATCAAAGAGCGCTCCCTCAAAGCAAGGAGAGTCTTCTTCAGAACTACAACAAAAGACTGAAGGATGATATCAGGTCCATTCTAGATAATCTCACGGAAATCATAAAAACCGCAAAG GTAGAGGACGAGACACAGGTCTCTCGGGCTACACAGGCTGAGCAGGACCACTATGAGATGCACGTCAGAGCAGCCAACATT GTGCGTGCGGGCGAGTCCCTGATGAAGCTAGTGTCGGACCTGAAACAGTTCCTGATCCTCAACGACTTCCCTTCGGTCAACGAGGCCATCAGCCTGCAGAACCAGCAGCTGCGCTCGCTGCAGGAGGAGTGCGACAAGAAGCTCACCTCGCTCCGTGACGAGATCGCCATCGACCTGTACGAGCTAGAGGAAGAATATTACTCCTCCAG CTACGGTCAGTGGGACAGTACCGACCTGCCCCTGTGTGAGGCCTACTGGCGTTGGGACAGTTGGGCGTCCCCGGACGGGGGCGCCACCTCCGGGTCAGCCCAGGGGGTCGAGGAGGACACAGACGGACCTGCCTCCCAGGAGACCACCCCCAAACACCACCTCAACGGACACGGGACCACCGCCGCGGCAGACAAGCCCTAA
- the med22 gene encoding mediator of RNA polymerase II transcription subunit 22 isoform X2, whose translation MHVRAANIVRAGESLMKLVSDLKQFLILNDFPSVNEAISLQNQQLRSLQEECDKKLTSLRDEIAIDLYELEEEYYSSSYGQWDSTDLPLCEAYWRWDSWASPDGGATSGSAQGVEEDTDGPASQETTPKHHLNGHGTTAAADKP comes from the exons ATGCACGTCAGAGCAGCCAACATT GTGCGTGCGGGCGAGTCCCTGATGAAGCTAGTGTCGGACCTGAAACAGTTCCTGATCCTCAACGACTTCCCTTCGGTCAACGAGGCCATCAGCCTGCAGAACCAGCAGCTGCGCTCGCTGCAGGAGGAGTGCGACAAGAAGCTCACCTCGCTCCGTGACGAGATCGCCATCGACCTGTACGAGCTAGAGGAAGAATATTACTCCTCCAG CTACGGTCAGTGGGACAGTACCGACCTGCCCCTGTGTGAGGCCTACTGGCGTTGGGACAGTTGGGCGTCCCCGGACGGGGGCGCCACCTCCGGGTCAGCCCAGGGGGTCGAGGAGGACACAGACGGACCTGCCTCCCAGGAGACCACCCCCAAACACCACCTCAACGGACACGGGACCACCGCCGCGGCAGACAAGCCCTAA
- the med22 gene encoding mediator of RNA polymerase II transcription subunit 22 isoform X3, producing the protein MANQRALPQSKESLLQNYNKRLKDDIRSILDNLTEIIKTAKVEDETQVSRATQAEQDHYEMHVRAANIVRAGESLMKLVSDLKQFLILNDFPSVNEAISLQNQQLRSLQEECDKKLTSLRDEIAIDLYELEEEYYSSRYK; encoded by the exons ATGGCCAATCAAAGAGCGCTCCCTCAAAGCAAGGAGAGTCTTCTTCAGAACTACAACAAAAGACTGAAGGATGATATCAGGTCCATTCTAGATAATCTCACGGAAATCATAAAAACCGCAAAG GTAGAGGACGAGACACAGGTCTCTCGGGCTACACAGGCTGAGCAGGACCACTATGAGATGCACGTCAGAGCAGCCAACATT GTGCGTGCGGGCGAGTCCCTGATGAAGCTAGTGTCGGACCTGAAACAGTTCCTGATCCTCAACGACTTCCCTTCGGTCAACGAGGCCATCAGCCTGCAGAACCAGCAGCTGCGCTCGCTGCAGGAGGAGTGCGACAAGAAGCTCACCTCGCTCCGTGACGAGATCGCCATCGACCTGTACGAGCTAGAGGAAGAATATTACTCCTCCAGGTACAAGTAG